One window of the Halobacillus litoralis genome contains the following:
- the yidD gene encoding membrane protein insertion efficiency factor YidD, protein MKHVMIALITFYRKGISPFFPPSCRFQPTCSAYGLEAFQRFGFFKGFHLTLIRIMKCHPFHKGGFDPVPPKKGHKETS, encoded by the coding sequence ATGAAACATGTAATGATCGCCTTAATCACTTTTTATAGAAAAGGCATCAGCCCTTTTTTTCCGCCATCTTGCCGCTTCCAGCCGACTTGTTCCGCGTATGGCTTGGAAGCATTCCAACGATTCGGTTTTTTCAAAGGTTTTCACCTTACATTAATACGAATAATGAAATGCCACCCTTTCCACAAGGGAGGGTTCGACCCTGTCCCTCCTAAAAAAGGTCATAAAGAAACATCCTGA
- a CDS encoding HesB/YadR/YfhF family protein — translation MNLSVTEEAAQWYEEELDIDENKDLRFYVRYGGVGGLQPGFSLAIKLEDPAEPIAETEVGNIRYFIEADDEWYFDGHSLEVHFDQKWKEPAFDYKE, via the coding sequence ATGAATTTATCTGTAACAGAAGAAGCAGCACAATGGTATGAAGAAGAATTGGATATCGATGAAAATAAAGACCTTAGATTCTACGTCCGTTACGGTGGCGTCGGTGGTTTGCAGCCTGGATTTTCGCTGGCGATCAAACTGGAAGATCCTGCCGAGCCGATTGCTGAAACTGAAGTAGGGAACATCCGTTACTTTATTGAAGCAGATGATGAATGGTATTTTGATGGCCATTCACTAGAAGTCCATTTTGACCAGAAGTGGAAAGAACCTGCCTTTGACTATAAAGAATAA
- a CDS encoding acyl-CoA thioesterase has protein sequence MKVVETPIQVRYQETDMMGVVYHANYLVWFEIGRTAFIEGLGFNYSEIEKKGVFSPVVDVAVSYKKPVRYGDEATVRTWVETYDGLRVSYGYEVVLANGDIAVSGETKHVIVKKENFRPVSIRRNFLDWHEAYLSAMESDS, from the coding sequence ATGAAAGTCGTAGAAACACCAATTCAAGTAAGGTACCAGGAAACAGATATGATGGGTGTAGTTTATCATGCGAACTATCTCGTTTGGTTTGAAATAGGGCGTACTGCGTTCATTGAGGGCTTGGGGTTCAATTATTCGGAAATTGAAAAAAAAGGGGTGTTTTCTCCGGTCGTTGATGTGGCAGTGAGTTATAAGAAACCCGTGCGTTACGGGGATGAGGCTACCGTCAGAACCTGGGTGGAGACCTATGATGGCTTGCGTGTATCGTATGGTTACGAGGTCGTCTTAGCTAATGGGGATATTGCTGTAAGTGGTGAAACCAAGCATGTCATCGTAAAGAAAGAAAACTTCAGGCCTGTGTCGATCAGAAGAAATTTCCTGGATTGGCATGAAGCCTATTTATCAGCGATGGAGTCTGATTCATAA
- a CDS encoding AAA family ATPase gives MLDKLRQWNSLEQQPPISEVEALRYINKHTVEEKELQALLYVTLAYHRIRRHPGQDLLADQFIDEARVLDTTHSLVTELYESKQLMQAYTMLKNTPLEQWILHETDHDSAKGKKAKSIHEDVSYLKNQWDEELANKTIIDASSRLKLYQDVYDELSELDSILEEAIASIENRRIRIPVKEINDRTRRLSDNQDEIYKRLPGFLTDQSYSNPLEAFDQMVGLHDVKTYIRRYYHFLRYQQQRKNFGFSMVDEPGLHMIITGNPGTGKTTIARLLANIYHELGILETKEVIEVNRSHLVGSYVGQSEENTMNYVKQAIGGVLFIDEAYSLKREGQTGNDYGQAVIDTLVSAMTSKEYGGKFAVILAGYPEEMRQFLWSNPGLRSRFPEQNHIELPDYQMSELMSIAEQTAIDNDFFFTDQALIEFASLIDRERVDDSFGNARTVKNLVMKTVFQKGAQEAERDKHHWLDHMRIDIGDLEWEKKVDQEGYSPMERLDELIGLHNVKAEVRKLSSFVQAQQKRKENGYPVVPIQLHSVFSGNPGTGKTTVAEIYADVLKECGLLKRGHTVVVSRSDLVAGYVGQTAIKTKRKIREALGGVLFIDEAYVLYNGGRDDFGKEAIETIVDEMTKHNENLVVILAGYQHEMEQLVESNPGLSSRFKKYFHFPDYNEEELLEMTHYQAKQYGYHFNEWAESFLLEKYTAHRVRGNGRFINNLVNEAIQFQAIRILENEEADMNELELVDLEKAWNMVRKES, from the coding sequence ATGTTAGACAAACTTAGACAATGGAATAGTTTAGAACAGCAGCCTCCGATTTCAGAAGTCGAGGCTCTTCGATATATAAATAAACATACAGTGGAGGAGAAAGAACTGCAAGCACTCCTCTATGTAACACTGGCGTATCACCGAATACGCAGACATCCTGGACAGGACCTTCTTGCAGACCAGTTCATTGACGAAGCAAGAGTATTGGACACGACGCATTCGCTTGTGACAGAATTATACGAATCCAAACAGCTGATGCAGGCTTATACTATGCTGAAAAACACCCCGCTTGAGCAGTGGATTCTTCACGAAACAGATCATGATTCGGCAAAAGGAAAGAAAGCAAAATCCATTCATGAGGATGTAAGCTACCTTAAGAATCAATGGGATGAAGAACTTGCTAACAAAACCATTATCGATGCATCCAGTCGATTGAAACTATATCAAGATGTTTATGATGAATTATCTGAACTGGATTCAATATTGGAAGAAGCGATCGCTTCGATTGAAAACCGTCGAATCCGCATCCCTGTCAAAGAAATAAATGATCGTACAAGGAGATTATCCGATAACCAGGATGAAATATATAAACGGCTGCCTGGATTTTTAACCGATCAATCTTACAGCAATCCATTAGAAGCTTTCGATCAAATGGTCGGGCTTCACGACGTCAAAACCTATATCAGACGCTATTATCACTTTTTAAGATATCAGCAGCAACGGAAGAATTTCGGTTTTTCGATGGTGGATGAGCCTGGTTTACATATGATCATTACGGGTAATCCTGGCACGGGTAAAACTACAATCGCTCGGTTACTTGCCAACATATATCATGAGCTGGGAATTTTGGAAACTAAAGAAGTCATCGAAGTAAATCGGTCACATCTCGTAGGTTCTTATGTAGGGCAAAGTGAGGAAAATACGATGAATTATGTCAAACAAGCGATCGGAGGAGTTCTCTTCATTGATGAAGCCTATAGCTTGAAAAGGGAAGGACAAACAGGAAATGACTATGGTCAAGCTGTTATTGACACCCTTGTTTCTGCGATGACAAGTAAGGAATATGGTGGGAAATTCGCTGTGATTTTGGCAGGCTATCCAGAGGAAATGAGGCAATTTCTCTGGTCCAACCCAGGCCTTCGTAGTCGTTTCCCTGAACAGAATCATATCGAGCTCCCTGATTATCAAATGAGTGAATTGATGTCGATTGCTGAGCAGACAGCCATCGACAATGATTTCTTTTTTACTGATCAGGCATTAATAGAATTCGCCTCTCTAATCGACCGGGAGCGGGTAGATGATTCATTCGGTAATGCAAGGACTGTGAAGAACTTAGTGATGAAGACTGTATTTCAAAAAGGGGCACAGGAAGCGGAAAGGGATAAGCATCATTGGCTTGATCATATGCGTATTGATATAGGCGACCTGGAATGGGAGAAGAAAGTTGACCAGGAAGGGTATTCACCAATGGAGCGGTTAGATGAATTGATCGGCCTTCACAATGTGAAAGCAGAAGTCCGTAAGCTATCTTCTTTCGTACAGGCCCAGCAAAAAAGGAAAGAAAATGGATACCCGGTGGTTCCGATTCAGCTTCATTCAGTATTCTCTGGAAATCCTGGTACAGGAAAAACGACCGTGGCCGAAATTTATGCAGATGTTTTAAAAGAGTGTGGTTTATTGAAGCGGGGCCATACCGTAGTCGTTTCCAGGAGTGATCTGGTTGCAGGATATGTCGGTCAAACCGCGATTAAGACCAAAAGAAAAATCAGAGAGGCTTTAGGCGGCGTTCTTTTCATTGACGAAGCTTATGTGTTATACAATGGCGGCCGTGATGATTTTGGAAAAGAAGCCATTGAAACCATTGTGGATGAGATGACAAAACATAATGAGAATCTTGTTGTCATCCTAGCCGGGTATCAGCATGAAATGGAACAGTTAGTCGAAAGCAACCCAGGGTTATCTTCCAGATTCAAAAAGTATTTCCATTTTCCTGATTACAATGAAGAAGAGTTGCTTGAAATGACTCATTATCAAGCGAAACAATATGGGTATCATTTTAATGAATGGGCTGAATCCTTCCTGTTAGAAAAATATACCGCACACCGTGTTCGTGGAAATGGCCGATTCATCAATAATTTAGTCAATGAGGCGATACAGTTCCAGGCGATCAGAATTTTGGAAAATGAAGAAGCTGATATGAATGAACTGGAGCTCGTAGATTTAGAAAAAGCATGGAATATGGTCCGAAAGGAGTCTTAA
- the tlp gene encoding small acid-soluble spore protein Tlp, which produces MSHKQQHMANEKPNPDKRADNVDRLQENVTNTIENIEASHNAMQFATEEEKQDIERKNKRRNQSLESMRQEIKDEARHQQY; this is translated from the coding sequence ATGTCCCACAAACAACAGCACATGGCGAACGAAAAGCCGAACCCTGATAAGCGGGCAGATAATGTCGATCGACTTCAGGAGAATGTAACAAATACGATTGAGAATATTGAAGCTTCCCACAATGCAATGCAGTTTGCCACAGAGGAAGAAAAGCAGGATATTGAACGCAAAAACAAGCGGAGAAATCAGTCGCTTGAGTCGATGAGGCAGGAGATTAAAGACGAAGCTCGTCACCAACAATATTAA
- a CDS encoding FbpB family small basic protein, with protein sequence MRRHKPISFEERVKENIRSIQADHKLMEQIDERIEKRHNERMKQIPS encoded by the coding sequence ATGAGAAGACATAAACCGATTTCTTTTGAGGAACGAGTAAAAGAAAATATCCGCTCGATCCAAGCCGATCACAAGCTGATGGAACAAATCGACGAACGAATTGAAAAACGCCACAATGAACGAATGAAACAAATCCCGTCGTGA
- a CDS encoding peroxiredoxin family protein, with translation MKQWGATAFLVLLFAFVIISALNENDEKEADSGLQEYSDRDQEGAGMTAPNAPDGLEEGEQAPDFTLQTLEGETVKLSDFKGKKVFLNYWATWCPPCREEMPEMQRFHEEFGDEVVILAVNGTGSEKSVKQVKEYVQEGEYTFPILLDKDLAINQTYEIISIPTTYFIGTDGVIQQPRIVGPMTYEYMKEMKNALN, from the coding sequence ATGAAGCAATGGGGAGCCACAGCATTCCTGGTACTACTTTTCGCATTTGTCATCATTTCTGCGTTAAATGAGAATGATGAGAAAGAGGCGGATAGTGGCCTTCAAGAATATAGTGATCGTGACCAAGAAGGAGCGGGGATGACTGCTCCTAACGCTCCTGATGGCTTAGAGGAGGGGGAACAGGCCCCAGACTTCACTCTACAGACACTTGAAGGTGAAACGGTCAAACTTTCCGATTTCAAAGGAAAAAAAGTGTTTTTGAATTATTGGGCTACCTGGTGTCCGCCTTGTAGAGAAGAGATGCCGGAAATGCAGCGCTTCCATGAAGAATTCGGAGACGAAGTCGTCATTCTTGCAGTTAACGGCACAGGTTCGGAAAAAAGTGTCAAGCAAGTTAAGGAATACGTACAAGAAGGTGAATACACCTTTCCAATTCTATTGGATAAAGATTTAGCTATAAATCAGACATATGAGATTATCTCGATACCTACAACATATTTCATCGGAACAGATGGAGTCATACAACAACCAAGGATCGTTGGCCCGATGACATATGAGTATATGAAAGAGATGAAAAATGCATTAAATTAA
- the acnA gene encoding aconitate hydratase AcnA: MASNAFNARKQFDLNGQTYNYYDLKALEDAGHGKISRLPFSIRILLESLLRQHDGRVIKDEHVESLANWGTEKSKGEDVPFKPSRVILQDFTGVPAVVDLASLRKAMVDMGGSPDKINPEVPVDLVIDHSVQVDKYGTADALNINMELEFERNEERYEFLHWAQKAFDNYRAVPPATGIVHQVNLEYIANVVHAKENESGSYDTYPDTLVGTDSHTTMINGLGVLGWGVGGIEAEAGMLGQPSYFPAPEVIGVKLNGSFPQGTTATDLALKVTQKLREQNVVGKFVEFFGPGLQEMPLADRATISNMAPEYGATCGFFPVDGESLEYMRLTGRSEEQINMVEEYCKKNSLWYDPSFEDPEFTSLVEIDLGELEPNLSGPKRPQDLIPLSQMKDSFEKAITGPAGNHGFGLGKAEFDKEVEVKFDNGNKTVMNTGALAIAAITSCTNTSNPHVMLGAGLVAKKAVEKGLEVPDYVKTSLAPGSKVVTRYLEDSGLMQPLNKLGFNLVGYGCTTCIGNSGPLLPEIEKAIADSDLTVSSVLSGNRNFEGRIHPLVKANYLASPPLVVAYALAGTVDIDLKNEAIGKDQQGNDVFFDDIWPSQEEIKSEISRVVTPEIFRKEYESVFNSNEKWNEINTTDEPLYDWNDNSTYIQNPPFFEGLSSDPEAVKPLKGMRVVGKFGDSVTTDHISPAGAIPKDMPAGEYLQENGVSPRNFNSYGSRRGNHEVMMRGTFANIRIRNELAPGTEGGFTTYWPTEEVMPIYTAAMKYQQDDTPLMVIAGNDYGMGSSRDWAAKGTDLLGIKTVIAESFERIHRSNLVMMGVLPLQFKPEDSVESLGLTGRETFDVEVGEDVKPHDLVKVTSTDEEGNKKEFDVIARFDSEVEVDYYRHGGILQMVLRNKLS, from the coding sequence ATGGCTAGCAATGCTTTTAATGCTCGCAAACAATTTGACCTGAATGGCCAAACGTACAACTATTACGACCTGAAAGCCTTAGAAGATGCGGGACATGGTAAGATCTCCCGTCTGCCTTTCTCCATCCGTATCCTACTAGAATCTCTGTTACGTCAACATGACGGACGTGTCATTAAAGATGAGCACGTAGAGAGCCTAGCAAACTGGGGAACTGAAAAATCTAAAGGGGAAGATGTTCCATTCAAACCTTCCCGTGTCATTTTGCAAGACTTTACAGGAGTACCGGCTGTCGTCGATCTTGCATCATTGAGAAAAGCGATGGTTGACATGGGTGGAAGTCCTGATAAGATCAACCCGGAAGTACCTGTGGATCTTGTCATTGACCACTCCGTACAAGTAGATAAGTACGGGACAGCTGATGCACTTAATATCAATATGGAACTTGAATTCGAAAGGAACGAGGAACGTTATGAGTTCCTTCACTGGGCACAAAAGGCGTTCGATAACTATCGCGCTGTCCCGCCAGCAACAGGAATCGTGCACCAGGTGAACCTTGAATACATCGCGAATGTCGTTCATGCGAAAGAGAATGAGAGCGGCTCTTATGATACTTATCCAGATACACTTGTCGGTACCGACTCACATACGACGATGATCAATGGCCTTGGAGTTCTTGGATGGGGTGTTGGAGGAATAGAAGCGGAAGCTGGAATGCTCGGACAACCTTCTTATTTCCCTGCTCCAGAAGTTATCGGTGTTAAGTTGAACGGAAGCTTCCCACAAGGAACCACCGCAACAGACTTGGCTTTGAAAGTTACACAAAAACTTCGTGAACAGAATGTTGTTGGTAAATTCGTTGAATTCTTCGGACCTGGTCTGCAAGAAATGCCGCTTGCAGATCGCGCTACCATTTCCAACATGGCACCTGAATATGGAGCTACATGTGGTTTCTTCCCAGTTGATGGAGAGTCACTTGAATATATGCGTCTGACTGGACGTAGTGAAGAGCAGATCAATATGGTCGAAGAGTACTGCAAGAAAAACAGTCTTTGGTACGATCCATCCTTCGAAGATCCAGAGTTCACTTCACTGGTTGAAATCGATCTCGGAGAATTGGAGCCGAATCTATCAGGACCTAAACGTCCTCAAGACTTGATTCCACTTTCCCAAATGAAGGATTCATTCGAAAAAGCGATCACTGGCCCTGCTGGGAACCATGGTTTCGGTTTGGGTAAAGCCGAATTCGATAAAGAAGTTGAAGTGAAGTTCGATAACGGAAATAAAACAGTTATGAATACTGGCGCTCTTGCTATCGCTGCGATTACTTCATGTACGAACACTTCTAACCCACACGTTATGCTTGGGGCAGGCTTAGTAGCTAAGAAAGCCGTTGAAAAAGGTCTTGAAGTGCCGGATTATGTGAAAACTTCACTCGCACCCGGCTCCAAAGTAGTAACCCGCTACCTTGAAGACTCTGGATTAATGCAGCCCTTGAATAAACTCGGTTTCAACCTTGTGGGTTACGGCTGTACGACATGTATCGGGAACTCCGGTCCATTACTGCCTGAAATCGAAAAAGCTATCGCAGACAGTGATTTGACGGTTTCTTCTGTGCTTTCAGGTAACCGGAACTTCGAAGGACGTATCCACCCACTTGTAAAAGCGAACTACTTGGCTTCACCGCCACTTGTTGTCGCCTATGCACTTGCAGGGACGGTTGATATCGACCTTAAAAATGAAGCGATCGGTAAAGACCAACAGGGGAATGACGTCTTCTTTGATGACATCTGGCCATCTCAGGAGGAGATCAAATCAGAAATTTCCCGTGTTGTTACACCGGAAATCTTCCGTAAAGAATATGAAAGTGTATTCAACTCCAATGAAAAATGGAATGAAATCAATACGACTGATGAGCCGTTGTATGACTGGAACGATAATTCCACGTATATACAGAACCCGCCGTTCTTTGAAGGACTCTCCAGCGATCCTGAAGCAGTCAAACCACTAAAAGGAATGCGTGTGGTAGGTAAATTCGGTGACTCTGTAACTACAGACCATATCTCACCAGCTGGTGCGATTCCTAAGGATATGCCGGCAGGAGAGTACTTGCAGGAGAATGGTGTGAGTCCGCGTAACTTCAACTCTTACGGATCCCGTCGTGGTAACCATGAAGTTATGATGCGTGGTACGTTTGCAAATATTCGTATCCGTAATGAGCTTGCTCCTGGTACAGAAGGTGGCTTCACAACTTATTGGCCGACAGAAGAAGTCATGCCGATTTATACAGCTGCCATGAAGTATCAGCAGGACGATACTCCGTTGATGGTCATCGCAGGAAATGACTATGGTATGGGAAGCTCTCGTGACTGGGCGGCTAAAGGTACTGACCTTCTTGGAATCAAGACAGTCATTGCCGAAAGCTTTGAGCGTATTCACCGCTCCAACCTGGTCATGATGGGTGTGCTGCCACTTCAGTTCAAACCGGAAGATTCCGTTGAATCCCTTGGTTTGACTGGACGTGAAACTTTTGATGTGGAAGTCGGAGAAGATGTGAAACCACACGATCTTGTCAAAGTTACATCCACAGATGAAGAAGGTAATAAAAAAGAATTCGACGTCATTGCTCGTTTTGACAGTGAAGTTGAAGTTGATTATTATCGTCACGGTGGTATCTTGCAAATGGTACTGCGTAATAAACTTAGTTAA
- a CDS encoding DUF2621 domain-containing protein: protein MSGGFALFIVGWIVIMVGLMSIGGFFMFRKFLKRLPKEDGKSIIDWEEYYVDKTRHMWASEQKELLEELVSPVPEIFRDVARQKIAGRIGEIALQKKKKRITQDILIEGYIRATPKRDHKFLIKKLEEKEIDMTPYHPLLER from the coding sequence ATGTCAGGTGGATTTGCCCTATTCATAGTCGGGTGGATTGTCATCATGGTCGGTTTGATGAGCATCGGTGGTTTTTTCATGTTCCGGAAATTTTTGAAACGATTGCCGAAAGAAGATGGGAAATCAATCATTGATTGGGAAGAATATTATGTGGATAAGACCCGTCATATGTGGGCCTCTGAGCAGAAAGAGCTTTTGGAAGAACTCGTCTCTCCTGTTCCTGAAATCTTCAGAGATGTAGCCAGACAAAAAATTGCTGGCCGCATCGGGGAAATCGCACTGCAAAAAAAGAAGAAAAGAATTACGCAGGATATCTTGATCGAAGGTTACATTCGTGCCACTCCGAAACGGGACCATAAATTCCTAATCAAAAAGCTCGAAGAAAAAGAAATTGATATGACACCATATCATCCATTACTTGAACGTTAA
- a CDS encoding CcdC family protein: MFWLIASTIVAACMATGMIFIRLRASRQPASVKKIILPPFFMSTGALMFIFPEFRVQWSQVIEALLVGVIFSFFLIRTSKLEVRGGDIFLKPSKAFVFILFGLLILRVIFKLIIGQHVSFGETSGMFFLLALGMILTWRLAMLRQYLQLEKNLDAKKDLA, encoded by the coding sequence ATGTTTTGGTTGATTGCAAGTACTATTGTAGCTGCATGTATGGCGACGGGGATGATTTTCATCCGACTTCGCGCATCCAGGCAGCCTGCAAGTGTAAAAAAAATCATTTTGCCTCCATTTTTCATGAGTACTGGTGCCTTGATGTTCATTTTTCCTGAATTCAGGGTCCAGTGGAGTCAGGTGATTGAAGCGCTTTTAGTTGGCGTAATCTTCTCGTTTTTTCTTATCCGGACCTCAAAATTAGAGGTGAGGGGTGGAGACATCTTTTTAAAGCCTTCCAAAGCTTTCGTCTTCATTTTGTTCGGCTTATTGATCCTGCGGGTCATCTTCAAGCTGATTATCGGGCAGCATGTTTCCTTTGGAGAAACGAGCGGGATGTTCTTTCTGCTGGCTCTGGGAATGATTTTGACATGGCGTCTGGCTATGCTGAGGCAATATTTACAATTAGAAAAGAATTTAGACGCAAAAAAGGACCTGGCGTAA
- a CDS encoding response regulator produces the protein MAKILIVDDAKFMRMTLTNILKNGNHEIVGEAENGQEAVEKYEALSPDLVTMDITMPEKNGIEALKEIKAQSEQAKVIMCSAMGQQKMVVEAIEKGAKDFIVKPFDESRVLDAIDRVLN, from the coding sequence ATGGCGAAAATTCTGATAGTGGATGATGCTAAATTCATGCGTATGACGCTGACGAACATTTTGAAGAATGGGAACCATGAAATAGTCGGAGAAGCTGAAAACGGGCAGGAAGCTGTAGAAAAATATGAAGCACTTTCACCGGATTTAGTTACGATGGACATCACAATGCCTGAAAAGAATGGTATTGAAGCTCTTAAGGAAATCAAAGCTCAGTCTGAACAAGCAAAAGTCATTATGTGTTCAGCTATGGGACAACAGAAGATGGTAGTTGAAGCAATTGAGAAGGGTGCGAAAGATTTCATCGTCAAACCCTTTGATGAGTCCCGCGTCCTTGATGCGATTGACCGTGTGTTAAACTAA
- a CDS encoding Na(+)/H(+) antiporter subunit B: MTRTNDIILRTTTTLIAFILLGFSIYLFFAGHNAPGGGFIGGLMTAAAIILMYMAYGIKAMEKILPINFRYVIPVGLVIATGTGVGSFIFGQPFLTQTFAYFQLPILGKTELATALLFDLGVYLAVVGVTMTIILTIANDRE, encoded by the coding sequence ATGACCCGGACCAACGACATCATATTAAGAACAACAACTACTTTAATTGCTTTCATACTATTAGGGTTTTCCATTTACTTGTTTTTTGCTGGGCACAATGCGCCCGGTGGTGGTTTCATCGGAGGTCTCATGACTGCTGCTGCAATCATCCTCATGTATATGGCTTATGGCATCAAGGCGATGGAAAAAATTCTGCCAATCAACTTTCGTTATGTGATTCCTGTAGGTTTGGTCATCGCAACTGGTACAGGAGTCGGGTCCTTTATATTCGGCCAGCCGTTCCTGACGCAGACCTTCGCTTACTTTCAATTGCCCATTTTAGGTAAGACCGAACTGGCTACGGCTTTATTGTTCGACCTTGGGGTCTATTTAGCGGTCGTCGGAGTCACAATGACGATTATCTTGACGATTGCAAACGACCGTGAATGA
- a CDS encoding cytochrome c biogenesis CcdA family protein: protein MMDVNLFLAFGAGFLSFISPCVFPLYPAFLSYITGMSVNELKEDNGMLKRTSLIHTVLFLAGFTTIFMIIGFSGSFFSQFLIQNESIIRRLGAILIIFFGFTIIGVFNFQFLMKDRKISFKNRPSGYLGSFLIGLTFSLGWTPCTGPILAGVLSLAADSPELFVVMMLSYSMGFSIPFLLLSFFIGKLNWIKRHSAKIVKVGGYIMILVGIALYFDWMAKLTSYLAGLFGFQGF, encoded by the coding sequence ATGATGGATGTGAATCTATTCCTAGCTTTCGGAGCAGGGTTTTTATCGTTCATTTCTCCATGTGTTTTTCCTTTATATCCTGCATTCCTCTCTTACATAACAGGGATGAGTGTCAATGAATTAAAAGAAGACAATGGAATGTTGAAACGTACAAGCTTAATTCATACCGTTCTATTTTTAGCAGGTTTTACGACGATTTTTATGATTATAGGGTTTTCGGGATCATTTTTCTCTCAGTTTCTAATCCAAAATGAGTCGATCATCCGTCGTTTGGGTGCGATTTTAATTATCTTTTTTGGATTCACCATCATTGGAGTGTTCAATTTTCAATTTTTGATGAAAGATAGGAAAATCAGTTTTAAAAACCGGCCTTCTGGATATTTGGGGTCCTTTTTAATCGGCCTGACTTTTTCACTTGGATGGACGCCTTGTACGGGACCGATACTTGCAGGTGTACTTTCTCTGGCAGCCGATTCACCTGAATTGTTTGTAGTTATGATGCTCTCATATTCCATGGGTTTCTCAATTCCTTTCTTGCTGCTTTCTTTCTTTATCGGCAAATTGAATTGGATCAAACGTCACAGCGCAAAGATCGTAAAAGTAGGTGGATACATCATGATTCTTGTGGGAATAGCTTTATATTTCGACTGGATGGCTAAGCTTACATCATATCTTGCTGGATTATTTGGATTCCAAGGTTTCTAA
- a CDS encoding YneF family protein — MTLGIVWVIIIALLALVGGAALGFFIARKYMMNYLKKNPPINEQMLRTLMMQMGQKPSQKKINQMMRSMNNQMK; from the coding sequence ATGACATTGGGGATCGTTTGGGTCATCATCATAGCTTTACTAGCGCTTGTCGGTGGGGCAGCCCTTGGCTTCTTTATCGCAAGAAAATATATGATGAATTATTTGAAAAAAAACCCGCCAATCAACGAACAAATGCTACGCACATTGATGATGCAGATGGGTCAGAAACCATCACAGAAGAAGATCAATCAGATGATGCGTTCAATGAACAACCAAATGAAATAA
- the sirA gene encoding sporulation inhibitor of replication protein SirA: MYFIIFSIKREITEQYYYKADLMKRFFLEWLRNPASRHHHRQLSYITEPFPFESYLDKELIEESSEKNGSFCRRFFDFALPYDIIVDKNYCCLFQCDSLWQAESVAFSPLRMSTHTFYIIETTGEHYGWITSEARQRLLS; the protein is encoded by the coding sequence ATGTATTTCATCATATTTTCAATCAAACGTGAAATTACAGAACAATATTACTATAAAGCAGATCTTATGAAGCGGTTTTTCTTAGAATGGCTGAGGAATCCTGCAAGTCGTCATCATCACAGGCAACTCTCCTACATAACAGAGCCTTTCCCTTTCGAAAGTTACTTAGACAAAGAGTTAATAGAGGAATCGAGTGAAAAAAATGGTTCTTTTTGTCGTCGCTTTTTCGATTTCGCCCTTCCGTATGATATAATAGTCGATAAGAATTATTGTTGTCTTTTTCAGTGTGATAGTCTGTGGCAAGCTGAAAGTGTTGCATTCAGCCCGTTGAGAATGTCGACCCATACGTTTTATATCATTGAAACTACAGGGGAACATTATGGCTGGATCACATCTGAGGCACGGCAACGTCTATTATCGTAA